One window of Vibrio atlanticus genomic DNA carries:
- the pntB gene encoding Re/Si-specific NAD(P)(+) transhydrogenase subunit beta yields the protein MSEGLVQAAYIVAAVFFIMSLAGLSKQESARAGNYYGITGMAIALIATIFGPHSAGIVWIIIAMVIGGGIGIHYARKVEMTEMPELVAILHSFVGMAAVLVGYNSYIDPPATVSINPADIHAEHVIHLVEVFLGVFIGAVTFTGSIVAFGKLRGVISSSALNIPHKHKWNLAAIVVSTLLMIMFVKADGSMFALMVMTLIAFAFGYHLVASIGGADMPVVVSMLNSYSGWAAAAAGFMLANDLLIVTGALVGSSGAILSYIMCKAMNRSFISVIAGGFGQDVVVSDGDEEQGEHRETSAEDVADMLKNSKSVIITPGYGMAVAQAQYPVHEITEKLRAQGINVRFGIHPVAGRLPGHMNVLLAEAKVPYDIVLEMDELNDDFNETDTVLVIGANDTVNPAALEDPNSPIAGMPVLEVWNAQNVIVFKRSMNTGYAGVQNPLFFKENTQMLFGDAKQSCLGILEHL from the coding sequence ATGTCTGAAGGATTAGTACAAGCAGCTTATATTGTTGCTGCTGTATTCTTTATTATGAGCTTAGCTGGGTTGTCGAAACAGGAATCTGCGCGTGCAGGTAACTATTACGGTATCACGGGTATGGCAATCGCGTTGATCGCGACGATCTTTGGCCCACATTCTGCAGGTATTGTATGGATCATCATTGCTATGGTGATCGGTGGTGGTATTGGTATCCACTACGCAAGAAAAGTAGAAATGACTGAAATGCCTGAGCTGGTGGCAATTCTGCACAGCTTCGTAGGTATGGCAGCAGTACTTGTAGGTTACAACAGTTACATTGATCCACCTGCTACTGTTTCTATCAACCCTGCTGATATTCATGCAGAGCACGTGATCCACTTAGTGGAAGTGTTCCTTGGCGTGTTTATCGGTGCGGTGACGTTCACGGGTTCTATTGTTGCGTTTGGTAAGCTTCGCGGCGTTATCTCTTCGTCTGCATTGAACATTCCTCATAAGCATAAGTGGAACCTAGCGGCGATCGTAGTTTCTACACTACTGATGATCATGTTCGTTAAAGCGGACGGCAGCATGTTCGCGCTAATGGTCATGACTCTTATCGCATTCGCATTCGGTTACCACCTAGTGGCATCGATTGGTGGCGCAGATATGCCAGTGGTTGTCTCTATGCTGAACTCATATTCTGGTTGGGCAGCAGCAGCGGCAGGTTTCATGCTTGCGAACGATCTGCTTATCGTAACCGGTGCATTGGTTGGTTCGTCAGGTGCAATTCTTTCTTACATCATGTGTAAGGCGATGAATCGCTCTTTCATCAGCGTTATTGCTGGTGGGTTCGGCCAAGACGTGGTCGTGTCTGATGGTGATGAAGAGCAAGGTGAACACCGCGAAACATCAGCTGAAGACGTTGCTGACATGCTGAAAAATTCAAAGTCAGTCATCATCACTCCTGGATATGGCATGGCAGTAGCTCAAGCTCAATACCCAGTGCATGAAATCACTGAGAAGCTACGAGCGCAGGGCATCAATGTTCGATTTGGTATCCACCCAGTTGCTGGTAGGTTACCGGGTCACATGAATGTGTTACTTGCTGAAGCAAAAGTACCTTACGATATCGTTCTTGAAATGGACGAACTCAACGATGACTTCAATGAGACCGATACTGTTTTGGTTATCGGTGCAAACGACACTGTGAACCCAGCAGCACTTGAAGATCCAAACAGCCCAATCGCTGGCATGCCAGTACTTGAAGTTTGGAATGCTCAGAACGTTATCGTATTCAAACGTTCGATGAACACAGGTTACGCAGGTGTGCAAAACCCACTGTTCTTCAAAGAGAATACGCAGATGTTGTTTGGTGATGCGAAACAGAGCTGTCTCGGTATTCTAGAGCATCTATAG
- the vxrA gene encoding sensor histidine kinase VxrA — MNLRWFVIIKRTFTLLIATLSVSVNAFADSLPERIDNFTKLFDHEMAIESYDIRLLQADYPTRLIMPSSMLPQTAEYPLKDIQRLYRLSKTCSGKLPLSPLITEPLVFTRAMCKGTKLSDRWFTRSGLIHPGGGSYAARYVELYPEKFDSLKRYMHIQERPNTEHDELLSRLQKMDNEAITALLAGASMFVELDEMWVKRGDRYYLYKESVWNENATLAGLSFSLSSEGNSCFVQRGNVCWEIEDHSELLQIAMFILVIANILLVLGWAVYRWNSKKQEMKSRMLVLQILTHELRTPIASLSLTVEGFRREFEHLPESVYDEFRRLCEDTRRLRQLAEASKDYLQSDNQPLATEWVPSVEEWLQYKVEEDFAPGIELRVNKDIAAKVNVYWLGTCIDNLIRNAVKYGVAPVILELNTSDKKLTFKVIDNGDLSRKDWGQLRKPFVSKSGLGLGLTIVESMVGKMGGHMTLIGPPTTFILEIPCETDIASR; from the coding sequence ATGAATTTGCGTTGGTTTGTGATCATCAAAAGAACATTTACTCTGCTTATCGCTACATTATCAGTTTCAGTGAACGCGTTTGCTGACTCTTTACCTGAGCGTATCGATAACTTCACTAAACTTTTTGATCATGAAATGGCAATTGAATCTTATGATATTCGACTGCTTCAGGCTGATTACCCGACTCGCTTGATCATGCCGTCTTCTATGCTGCCGCAAACTGCTGAATACCCACTAAAAGACATCCAACGCTTATACCGGTTATCAAAAACATGCAGCGGAAAGTTGCCCTTAAGCCCTCTAATCACAGAGCCTTTGGTCTTTACTCGTGCAATGTGTAAAGGGACTAAACTTTCTGATCGTTGGTTTACTCGAAGTGGTTTGATTCATCCCGGTGGCGGTTCATATGCCGCACGCTACGTTGAGTTATACCCAGAGAAATTTGACTCGTTGAAGCGCTACATGCACATTCAAGAGCGACCGAACACCGAACACGATGAACTACTGTCTCGTCTACAGAAGATGGACAATGAAGCCATAACAGCTTTGTTAGCGGGTGCGAGTATGTTTGTTGAGCTTGATGAAATGTGGGTCAAGCGCGGTGATAGATATTACCTGTATAAAGAATCAGTTTGGAACGAAAACGCTACGCTCGCGGGCTTATCCTTTAGTTTGTCCTCAGAAGGCAACAGCTGTTTCGTCCAACGCGGCAATGTATGTTGGGAAATAGAAGATCATTCAGAACTTCTGCAGATCGCCATGTTTATTTTGGTGATTGCCAATATCCTACTCGTGTTGGGGTGGGCGGTTTACCGTTGGAACAGTAAAAAACAAGAGATGAAGAGCCGCATGCTGGTTCTTCAAATTCTAACGCATGAATTAAGAACGCCGATTGCGAGTTTGTCATTGACGGTTGAAGGGTTTAGGCGAGAGTTCGAACACTTGCCAGAATCGGTATATGATGAATTTCGTAGGTTGTGTGAAGATACACGCCGTTTAAGGCAGTTGGCAGAAGCAAGTAAAGACTATTTGCAATCAGACAACCAACCGCTTGCAACAGAGTGGGTGCCAAGTGTTGAAGAGTGGCTTCAATACAAAGTTGAAGAAGACTTTGCACCGGGCATTGAACTCCGCGTAAACAAAGATATTGCTGCAAAAGTAAACGTATATTGGTTAGGAACGTGTATAGATAACCTGATCAGAAATGCCGTGAAATACGGCGTTGCCCCGGTGATACTAGAACTGAATACTTCTGACAAGAAGCTGACATTCAAAGTTATAGATAATGGAGACTTGTCTCGCAAAGATTGGGGGCAACTAAGAAAGCCATTCGTAAGTAAGAGTGGACTCGGTTTAGGTCTGACGATAGTAGAATCTATGGTCGGAAAAATGGGCGGTCACATGACGCTTATCGGCCCCCCAACAACATTTATTTTGGAGATACCTTGTGAAACAGACATTGCTTCTCGTTGA
- the vxrB gene encoding response regulator transcription factor VxrB produces MKQTLLLVEDDKNLADGLLVSLEQAGYECLHAELISEVEGYWEQADLVILDRQLPDGDSVDSLPGWKKKKDIPVILLTALVTVKDKVAGLDSGANDYLTKPFAEAELFARIRAQLRLPDAEDQDASKVMAQNLVIDKATREVFFNELEVTLTRTEFDLLLFLASNLGRVFTRDELLDHVWGYNHFPTTRTVDTHVLQLRQKLPGLEIETLRGVGYKMKA; encoded by the coding sequence GTGAAACAGACATTGCTTCTCGTTGAAGACGATAAAAATTTAGCTGACGGTTTATTAGTTAGCCTTGAGCAAGCTGGATATGAATGTTTACATGCCGAGCTGATCTCTGAAGTTGAAGGCTATTGGGAACAAGCGGATCTTGTGATCCTAGACCGTCAACTTCCTGATGGCGACTCAGTAGATTCACTTCCAGGTTGGAAGAAAAAGAAAGACATCCCAGTTATTTTGCTAACGGCTCTCGTAACAGTAAAAGACAAAGTAGCCGGCTTAGACTCAGGTGCGAACGACTACCTAACGAAACCATTTGCAGAAGCTGAACTGTTTGCTCGAATCCGTGCACAACTACGCCTACCTGATGCTGAAGACCAAGATGCATCAAAAGTGATGGCTCAAAACCTTGTAATTGACAAAGCAACACGTGAAGTGTTTTTTAACGAACTGGAAGTCACGTTAACGCGTACGGAATTTGATTTACTATTATTCTTGGCAAGTAATCTTGGTCGAGTGTTTACTCGCGATGAGCTACTCGACCACGTTTGGGGTTATAACCACTTCCCAACAACTCGTACTGTAGATACGCACGTTCTGCAACTAAGACAGAAGTTGCCAGGTTTAGAAATTGAAACCTTACGTGGCGTTGGCTACAAGATGAAAGCGTAA
- a CDS encoding DUF2861 family protein has protein sequence MKKALLPLLILSSVINTAHAADWFKDSDALTQVHKHLLDNDLALMFDSLVEVWQINASQSREDHLNQLFEQALNKDCGKTLTKNTLPDWISSVVVKRHIIQSPGRETFRVAIDVESESNIQDITFEKWVDKVVSSDSEFTKGNPVINNTSVSVYSKRYSLASQLDSGLYRLTVKGNSGNSWSTWVILGEVVMRQQVRWASKDSWLIDKKALLNPYCPLPKLDVGLYDYVDERYKQVWGKSYESDYPTNLTGEELPNDRYVLAVSMVHSRWQGDIAIEQAQTISKTYDISSEE, from the coding sequence ATGAAAAAAGCCTTACTTCCACTACTCATTTTATCAAGTGTCATCAATACTGCACACGCAGCCGATTGGTTTAAGGACAGTGATGCGCTGACACAAGTGCACAAGCACCTGCTAGATAATGATTTAGCGTTGATGTTTGATTCATTGGTGGAAGTTTGGCAAATCAATGCTTCGCAATCTCGCGAAGATCATCTCAATCAGCTGTTCGAGCAAGCATTGAACAAAGATTGTGGGAAAACGCTCACCAAAAACACTTTACCGGATTGGATCAGCTCGGTCGTAGTGAAAAGACACATTATTCAAAGTCCAGGCAGGGAAACATTCCGCGTGGCTATTGATGTTGAATCGGAAAGCAACATCCAAGACATCACCTTTGAGAAGTGGGTCGACAAGGTCGTTTCGTCTGACAGTGAGTTCACCAAAGGCAACCCGGTAATCAATAACACTTCAGTGAGCGTATACAGCAAACGTTATAGCTTAGCGTCTCAACTTGATTCAGGGCTTTATCGCCTGACTGTAAAAGGAAATAGCGGTAACTCCTGGAGCACTTGGGTCATTCTTGGTGAGGTGGTTATGCGTCAACAAGTTCGTTGGGCATCTAAAGACTCTTGGTTGATCGATAAAAAAGCACTGCTGAACCCATACTGCCCATTACCAAAGCTAGACGTCGGTTTATACGATTATGTCGATGAACGATATAAGCAGGTGTGGGGTAAAAGTTATGAATCCGATTATCCGACCAATTTAACGGGTGAAGAACTGCCCAATGATCGTTATGTTTTAGCTGTTTCAATGGTGCATTCGCGCTGGCAAGGTGACATAGCGATAGAGCAAGCACAAACTATCAGTAAAACTTATGATATTTCTAGCGAAGAGTAG
- a CDS encoding conjugal transfer protein TraF has translation MKNTTKLLAASIAFASLPLSAANYAIEARGDAMGGVGVVSANFLTAPFYNPALVAIYRRNDDMGMITPSFGGSYNDPQDMKSNIDSALAATNTADLDAALKKLDGNQANVELGGVVAFAIPNQFIAANLFGKAYTESFATPNVYNEASATDADKLELSTVEAVAIGVTEVGLTLAKYQTFMGQHISFGITPKLQRIYTYNYVASVKSYDLSDVRDNGEGETSFNMDAGALWFTGPFRVGFSATNLISRDINTKDTSQTLTSTTSGVTHKVGGQYAYKLEPVYTVGAGIVADYFTLSVDYDLNETEKFTSFKDNEQMIRVGTEVDVLRQLQLRAGYYKNLAYSGSEGTVTAGIGLSPLNLFQLDLSANYTNENAMGASINFLASY, from the coding sequence ATGAAAAATACAACTAAACTACTCGCAGCATCAATTGCATTCGCCAGTCTTCCTCTTTCAGCAGCAAACTACGCCATTGAAGCGCGTGGTGATGCGATGGGTGGTGTTGGTGTTGTTTCAGCAAACTTCCTAACAGCTCCATTCTATAACCCAGCACTTGTTGCTATTTATCGTCGTAACGATGATATGGGTATGATCACGCCAAGTTTTGGTGGTAGTTATAATGACCCCCAAGACATGAAATCAAATATTGATTCCGCTCTGGCTGCGACAAACACTGCAGATTTAGATGCAGCTCTTAAAAAACTCGATGGTAACCAAGCTAATGTTGAACTTGGTGGTGTTGTCGCATTCGCTATCCCAAATCAATTTATAGCGGCGAACCTATTCGGCAAAGCCTATACAGAATCGTTCGCTACACCAAATGTTTACAACGAAGCGTCAGCGACAGATGCCGATAAACTTGAGTTGTCGACGGTAGAAGCCGTTGCTATTGGTGTTACCGAAGTTGGATTAACTCTCGCTAAATATCAAACCTTTATGGGGCAGCATATTTCATTTGGTATCACGCCTAAACTTCAACGTATTTACACATACAACTACGTTGCTTCTGTTAAGAGCTACGATTTGTCTGATGTAAGAGACAATGGTGAAGGTGAAACTTCTTTTAATATGGATGCTGGCGCGCTTTGGTTCACAGGTCCATTTCGAGTTGGCTTTTCGGCTACCAACTTAATATCTAGAGATATCAATACCAAAGATACATCTCAAACTTTAACGAGTACGACCAGCGGTGTGACACACAAAGTCGGTGGCCAATACGCATACAAACTAGAGCCAGTATATACCGTAGGTGCTGGTATCGTAGCGGACTACTTCACGCTTAGTGTCGACTATGACTTAAATGAAACCGAAAAGTTTACTTCGTTCAAAGATAATGAACAGATGATTCGCGTTGGTACAGAAGTTGATGTTCTGCGTCAGCTACAGCTAAGGGCAGGGTACTACAAGAATTTGGCATACTCTGGTTCAGAAGGTACAGTCACTGCAGGTATTGGTTTGTCGCCACTCAATTTGTTCCAGTTAGATTTAAGTGCTAACTACACAAATGAAAATGCAATGGGTGCATCAATCAATTTCCTTGCTAGTTACTAA
- a CDS encoding YoaH family protein has protein sequence MLNDLPTLSHEEQQKAVERIQEMMTQGISTAQAIKIVAEQIREEMSNKEE, from the coding sequence ATGCTAAACGACTTACCAACCCTTTCTCACGAAGAACAACAGAAAGCTGTTGAACGAATTCAAGAAATGATGACCCAGGGCATCAGCACAGCACAAGCTATCAAAATCGTTGCTGAGCAAATTCGTGAAGAAATGAGTAATAAAGAAGAGTAG
- a CDS encoding GGDEF domain-containing protein gives MINILSDNVFRQINIFLSVFCLAATLLSFISYHMIMDQNYVITPDRFPTLVNTDQEHNGGTKGVLYKSEDTIELQCDFKRTYSSPFCEIEFVISTEGKGLDLSVYDSVTINIDYEGQEQPRFRFYIRNYDENYSVQGDAMSNKFNRLDFSLPDRKHIDLDYFNVPLWWIDYYNHPITNSAVDVTNAVSVELGLGASTLDGHHKLTVQSIVFHGKTIDKFVLGKLLISLWVLYAIYYISCALYLARRTRTDAAQQQRLLTQEIEELKIKATTDPLTGCRNRTEALDAFYDFEWLAQQGKTIHIALFDLDHFKQINDQHGHEVGDKVLIQFVATANESLGEQYLLYRWGGEEFLLVCLEQTALQCNESINNLYLAIDQSVWPKALKVTTSTGVTQLKQHESIRSAIKRADKALYQAKDNGRNQVAKLH, from the coding sequence ATGATTAACATTTTGAGCGACAACGTATTCAGGCAAATCAATATATTCCTTTCGGTTTTTTGCCTCGCTGCCACTCTACTGTCGTTTATCTCTTACCATATGATCATGGATCAAAACTACGTTATCACTCCAGATAGATTCCCTACACTCGTTAACACTGACCAAGAACATAATGGTGGCACCAAAGGGGTGCTGTATAAGTCAGAAGACACCATTGAGTTACAGTGTGACTTTAAGCGTACCTATAGCTCGCCATTCTGTGAGATTGAGTTCGTTATCTCTACGGAAGGTAAAGGTCTGGATCTCTCAGTGTATGACTCAGTGACCATCAATATAGATTACGAAGGCCAAGAACAGCCAAGGTTTCGCTTTTACATTCGAAATTACGACGAGAATTACAGCGTTCAAGGTGACGCTATGTCTAATAAGTTCAATCGTTTAGATTTCTCGTTACCCGATAGAAAACACATCGACTTAGATTATTTCAATGTCCCTTTGTGGTGGATCGACTATTACAACCACCCTATTACGAATAGCGCCGTAGACGTTACCAACGCAGTGTCTGTTGAGTTAGGGCTTGGTGCTAGCACACTTGATGGGCACCATAAACTGACAGTACAAAGCATCGTTTTTCACGGCAAGACGATCGACAAGTTTGTACTAGGAAAACTCTTAATTAGTTTATGGGTGCTGTATGCGATTTACTATATATCTTGTGCGTTATATCTAGCCAGAAGAACAAGAACAGATGCCGCACAGCAACAACGTTTGTTGACTCAAGAAATTGAAGAGCTAAAGATAAAGGCTACAACCGATCCGTTAACCGGCTGTAGGAACAGAACTGAAGCTTTAGATGCTTTCTATGATTTTGAATGGTTAGCCCAGCAAGGAAAAACAATTCACATCGCTTTGTTTGATTTAGACCATTTTAAGCAAATCAATGATCAACATGGCCATGAAGTGGGTGACAAAGTACTTATTCAGTTTGTCGCAACGGCGAACGAGAGTCTTGGTGAGCAATATTTACTTTATCGCTGGGGTGGTGAGGAGTTCCTTTTAGTTTGCCTGGAGCAAACTGCGCTACAGTGTAACGAATCTATCAATAATCTATACCTAGCAATCGACCAAAGCGTTTGGCCTAAAGCGCTTAAAGTAACGACTTCGACTGGAGTAACACAGCTTAAGCAACATGAATCGATACGTTCTGCAATTAAACGTGCAGACAAGGCACTCTACCAAGCGAAAGACAACGGACGAAACCAAGTCGCAAAGTTGCACTAA
- the drt2 gene encoding antiviral reverse transcriptase Drt2, translated as MSSNIPLWYRNRGYLHFDLPISLKKARNLVTNSDLVAKHAFFPLINYAVESKKISKDKKTRKIDIAVKERPIAYSAHVDSHIYAYYTEILSRKYESRLKQLGLSECILAFRGLGKSNIDFAFEAFEQIKDMGECSAVALDFSKFFDTLDHSILKQSWAGLLSKDKLPPDHFNVFKSITKFAQVNKVDLYNEFGISPNNPKNGRNRICTAKEFRDIVRTKKLIKPNKNSFGIPQGSPISALLSNIYMLEFDAEMKRYVDIHGGKYYRYCDDMLFIVPTPLKVRVAGYAQDRIKSLKVTINPKKTELRTFKYKNGSLTSEQMLQYLGFMFDGENVYIRSSSLARYSEKMKRGIRLAKRTMDKYNSVRITKGLPEKKLYKRKLYSRYTHLGGRNFVTYGLRAAKTMQSKTIKRQLKPLWRRFHEEIEREI; from the coding sequence ATGTCATCAAATATTCCTCTCTGGTATCGAAATCGCGGGTATCTTCATTTCGATTTGCCGATCAGCTTAAAAAAAGCACGCAATCTAGTCACTAACTCAGATCTTGTAGCAAAACATGCGTTCTTTCCCTTAATCAATTATGCGGTTGAATCTAAGAAAATAAGTAAAGATAAGAAAACGCGAAAAATCGATATTGCAGTCAAAGAGCGTCCAATTGCTTATTCAGCACATGTAGATAGCCATATTTATGCTTACTATACCGAAATTTTGAGTAGAAAGTACGAATCTAGATTAAAGCAACTAGGGCTATCAGAGTGTATTCTTGCTTTCCGTGGGTTGGGGAAAAGTAATATCGATTTTGCCTTTGAAGCGTTCGAGCAAATTAAGGATATGGGGGAGTGTAGTGCAGTAGCTTTAGATTTCTCTAAATTCTTTGACACGCTAGATCACTCAATTTTGAAACAAAGTTGGGCTGGTTTACTAAGCAAAGACAAACTCCCACCTGACCATTTCAATGTGTTTAAATCTATCACTAAGTTTGCCCAAGTAAATAAAGTTGATTTGTATAATGAGTTTGGCATTTCGCCTAATAACCCCAAAAATGGACGAAATCGAATTTGTACTGCTAAGGAGTTTCGAGATATCGTTCGGACGAAGAAGCTTATAAAGCCAAACAAAAACTCATTTGGTATACCTCAAGGTTCTCCAATAAGCGCACTTTTATCAAACATTTATATGCTTGAGTTTGATGCAGAAATGAAAAGGTACGTAGATATTCATGGTGGAAAATATTATCGCTACTGTGATGATATGTTGTTTATAGTACCGACACCTCTCAAAGTTAGAGTAGCGGGCTATGCTCAAGATCGAATAAAGAGCTTAAAAGTTACAATTAATCCAAAAAAAACCGAATTAAGAACATTCAAATATAAAAATGGCTCTTTAACTTCGGAGCAAATGCTTCAATATTTAGGTTTCATGTTTGATGGTGAAAATGTTTATATTCGGTCATCTTCACTGGCGAGGTATTCGGAAAAAATGAAACGTGGGATTCGTTTAGCTAAAAGAACAATGGACAAGTATAATTCGGTTCGGATAACTAAAGGTTTGCCTGAGAAAAAACTTTATAAGCGTAAATTGTATAGTCGCTATACTCACTTAGGTGGGAGGAATTTCGTTACCTATGGATTGAGGGCCGCAAAAACTATGCAAAGTAAAACTATCAAACGCCAACTTAAGCCTCTCTGGCGTAGATTTCATGAAGAAATAGAGAGAGAAATATAA
- a CDS encoding phage protein, with amino-acid sequence MKYREMSKNYIFRELECQMTKEEVAELCFKTVRTVTGWDEGKPIPPECKRLMRMAKGRELSVSNDWEQFKMLYDSLELPTGQVVRPQQILAGIALLGIQSELEIKTSTHLLKIARSIAKIR; translated from the coding sequence GTGAAGTATCGCGAAATGAGTAAGAATTACATTTTTCGAGAGTTAGAGTGCCAAATGACCAAGGAAGAGGTCGCGGAACTGTGTTTTAAAACTGTGAGGACTGTCACGGGTTGGGATGAAGGAAAACCGATACCACCTGAATGTAAAAGGCTTATGCGTATGGCTAAAGGCCGGGAACTAAGCGTAAGTAATGATTGGGAACAGTTCAAAATGTTATACGACAGTTTGGAACTGCCGACAGGACAAGTCGTGAGGCCACAACAAATACTAGCAGGGATTGCGTTATTGGGGATTCAGTCAGAGTTAGAGATAAAGACTTCAACCCACTTATTAAAGATCGCTCGTTCTATAGCAAAAATTAGATAA
- a CDS encoding NACHT domain-containing protein, translating to MEPATTLTMVALKQIVTHVAKKILDKPWTQDTESGKGLLRQLSEDYPAQVYAEKYVSRFMKMRTLHSAESDIYLDEIYSPLKLVVQSNLDELTVDDNFTLSYRQVINIIGIAGQGKSTILRKLFLEELKKGERFPFMIELRRVGEDTILDYFKQQLRDIGLAFNDGDVELLLQSNKIVMMLDGYDEVSSKNRLRMLLEITQLKTRYDCDVIVTTRPGTEICGEVDITNLKVKKLDLDDIISIISKLDKNKDIAELPSLIKGNIPLQETLISPILVNLLYVCYPYLDIVPESVVDFYDKLFITLFSRHDKIKNFNREKYSQIGAIDAGKVFNALCFDSINKNALEFSEESLHHFLQSAINLTQLPLEHTESIQQDLLNITCLLQKDGFDKYVFLHKSIQEFHAAKFIASLPHKHKEKFYSKLSSVIDKEDKFDNVMLFLKYIDTDDFNTLLVLEYFKHKKLNHLNTESKDTVLDSMVVDILKSKKIVFQANFELNSFSCESQHILEQNNVLSTLSFLKNGTRRSSSDFEGIISRHLFEIGEKSQRVDPLKLRELSAEEILLVSTNSRDDEFITIDMYSYLNLQGSLDFYKGIVKEQITNYYEEIYKPINDKSEQVSRILDIDFDM from the coding sequence ATGGAACCAGCTACTACTCTAACGATGGTTGCGTTAAAACAGATAGTGACGCATGTGGCAAAAAAAATCCTTGATAAACCATGGACACAAGATACTGAGTCAGGAAAAGGACTGCTAAGACAGTTGTCAGAAGACTACCCTGCTCAGGTATATGCTGAAAAATATGTCAGCCGTTTTATGAAAATGCGTACGCTTCATAGTGCAGAGTCAGATATCTACTTAGATGAAATATACTCTCCATTGAAACTAGTGGTTCAATCAAATTTAGATGAATTAACTGTAGATGACAATTTTACACTTAGTTATCGTCAAGTTATCAACATCATAGGTATTGCAGGTCAAGGAAAAAGCACAATTCTAAGAAAATTGTTCCTTGAAGAGCTTAAGAAAGGTGAACGTTTTCCTTTTATGATCGAACTAAGACGTGTTGGTGAAGATACTATTCTCGATTATTTCAAACAACAATTACGGGATATAGGGCTAGCCTTCAATGATGGAGATGTAGAGTTATTATTACAATCAAATAAAATAGTAATGATGCTAGATGGTTATGATGAAGTTTCATCAAAAAATCGCTTAAGAATGCTACTTGAAATAACACAATTAAAAACCAGATATGATTGTGATGTTATAGTAACAACTAGACCTGGCACTGAAATTTGTGGTGAAGTTGACATTACAAATTTAAAGGTTAAAAAACTAGATTTAGATGATATTATTTCTATAATTTCTAAGCTCGACAAAAACAAAGATATCGCAGAATTACCATCATTAATAAAAGGAAATATTCCTTTACAAGAAACATTAATAAGCCCTATTTTGGTAAATTTGCTATATGTCTGCTACCCCTATTTAGACATAGTTCCAGAAAGTGTAGTTGATTTTTATGACAAGCTATTTATAACTTTATTTAGTAGGCATGATAAAATCAAGAACTTTAATAGAGAGAAGTATTCTCAAATTGGTGCTATAGACGCAGGGAAAGTATTTAACGCGCTGTGTTTCGATAGTATAAACAAAAATGCTTTAGAGTTTTCCGAAGAGTCTCTTCATCACTTCCTACAGTCGGCAATTAACCTTACCCAATTGCCATTAGAACATACAGAATCAATTCAGCAAGACCTCTTGAATATAACATGCCTTTTACAAAAAGATGGTTTCGACAAGTATGTTTTCTTACATAAGTCCATACAAGAGTTCCATGCTGCTAAATTTATTGCTTCTTTGCCACATAAACATAAGGAAAAGTTTTACTCTAAACTTTCAAGTGTAATAGACAAAGAAGATAAGTTTGATAATGTTATGCTATTCCTTAAATATATCGACACTGATGACTTCAATACTTTACTTGTACTTGAATACTTTAAACATAAAAAATTGAATCACCTCAATACAGAAAGTAAAGATACAGTATTAGATTCAATGGTTGTCGATATACTGAAATCAAAAAAAATAGTATTTCAAGCGAATTTTGAACTTAATAGTTTCTCTTGTGAAAGCCAACATATATTAGAGCAAAATAATGTCCTATCAACTCTTAGTTTTTTAAAGAACGGAACTAGAAGATCAAGTTCTGATTTTGAAGGCATTATATCTAGACATTTATTTGAAATTGGTGAGAAATCTCAAAGAGTAGACCCACTTAAATTACGCGAACTGTCTGCTGAAGAAATCCTTTTGGTTTCAACTAATAGTCGTGATGATGAGTTTATTACAATAGATATGTATAGTTACTTGAACCTTCAAGGATCGCTAGATTTTTATAAAGGTATAGTGAAAGAGCAAATTACTAATTATTATGAAGAAATATACAAACCTATTAACGATAAGAGCGAACAAGTCTCACGAATATTAGATATAGACTTTGATATGTAA